Proteins from a genomic interval of Geotrypetes seraphini chromosome 7, aGeoSer1.1, whole genome shotgun sequence:
- the ZC2HC1C gene encoding zinc finger C2HC domain-containing protein 1C, whose protein sequence is MKSEYQQQHLKQREETLINLFPQQQPTALIKAQICSHHHLPLYTTMQSDFPGKDPQALCKKCFSSAESHSKNTNSDYNSQVQMWPSNWVAKKSAGIDRAYPLRPVFHRKTASLNNIIHVGEPNTTILQHSLPTTNLSTPSSKRRTLSTTKEEVICTSTPSEGPKGIQHRSRSNPRRPESWQIQKLEAMGENLELEIQRKEALLQEKLRRTEEELRRIQREKEQVEKEARNGNERHETGKTLYEREAMFPRKEVGTAVTNGFKNIIKLSSRSSNEEEDEETDISINKSRLIAKNNKALVNPAIHAVSYRHNPLISPQEHTVVRLKKERLVASNSKMRAQEISAPFEIISIHQLDPQLLANGSVTPFSRGHSYCSPEELSDQVKPPTMNLDLYTEIPSDVGEDNKFYPANAIANDLMPCPVCNRSFLLERLEKHATVCRKMQNSKRKVFDSSKARTRGTDLEPYMYRSRAAPAMQKIHAKKSTWRQKHESFIQTIRQSREMQVVIAKVGKLSDLPPPMQDENADYIMCPHCSRRFAPKVAERHIPKCETIKNKPRPPPQRRH, encoded by the exons ATGAAAAGTGAGTACCAGCAGCAACATTTGAAGCAGAGAGAAGAGACATTAATAAATCTCTTTCCCCAACAGCAACCAACTGCTTTGATCAAAGCTCAGATCTGCTCGCATCACCATCTTCCTTTGTATACTACCATGCAATCTGACTTCCCAGGGAAAGACCCACAGGCTCTGTGCAAGAAATGCTTCTCCTCAGCAGAATCCCACAGTAAGAACACCAATTCTGACTATAACAGTCAAGTTCAAATGTGGCCCTCAAATTGGGTGGCCAAGAAAAGTGCTGGAATAGATCGAGCTTATCCCCTAAGACCTGTGTTTCATAGAAAGACAGCAAGCCTGAACAATATTATTCACGTTGGAGAACCCAACACTACTATACTTCAGCATTCACTTCCCACAACAAACTTGAGCACTCCTAGCTCCAAAAGAAGAACATTGTCCACTACTAAAGAAGAGGTCatatgtacttctacaccatcTGAAGGGCCAAAGGGGATACAACACAGATCAAGGTCTAATCCACGAAGGCCAGAATCTTGGCAGATCCAGAAACTGGAGGCAATGGGAGAAAACCTGGAGCTGGAGATTCAAAGGAAGGAAGCCCTCCTGCAAGAGAAACTTAGAAGGACAGAAGAAGAGTTGAGGAGGATACAGAGAGAGAAGGAGCAAGTAGaaaaggaagcaagaaatggaaatgAAAGACATGAAACAGGGAAGACCCTATATGAGAGAGAGGCCATGTTCCCTAGGAAAGAAGTGGGGACTGCAGTAACTAATGGATTCAAGAACATTATCAAATTGTCATCCAGATCTAGTAATGAAGAGGAGGATGAGGAGACCGATATCAGCATTAACAAAAGCAGACTGATTGCCAAAAATAATAAAGCTTTGGTTAATCCAGCCATACACGCTGTTTCTTACAGGCATAATCCCCTGATCAGTCCCCAAGAGCACACAGTAGTAAGGCTAAAAAAAGAAAGACTAGTTGCAAGTAATAGCAAAATGCGAGCTCAAGAGATTTCAGCCCCATTTGAGATTATCTCCATCCACCAGTTAGATCCTCAACTTTTAGCAAATGGCTCTGTTACTCCTTTTTCCAGAGGCCACAGCTATTGCAGCCCAGAAGAACTGTCGGACCAAGTAAAGCCTCCAACCATGAACTTAGATCTGTATACAGAGATACCATCTGATGTCGGTGAGGATAACAAATTTTACCCAGCAAATGCTATTGCGAATGACCTGATGCCATGCCCTGTCTGTAATCGCAGCTTCCTtttggaaagattggaaaaaCATGCAACAGTCTGCAGAAAAATGCAGAATTCTAAGAGGAAAGTGTTTGATTCATCCAAAGCCAGAACAAGGGGCACTGATCTGGAGCCGTACATGTATAGGAGCAGAGCCGCCCCAGCCATG CAAAAAATTCATGCTAAGAAGAGTACATGGCGCCAGAAGCATGAGTCTTTCATCCAGACCATCCGACAATCTCGTGAGATGCAGGTGGTTATTGCCAAGGTTGGAAAGCTTTCTGATCTGCCACCGCCCATGCAAGATGAGAATGCAGATTACATCATGTGCCCTCATTGCAGCCGACGATTTGCCCCAAAGGTAGCTGAAAGGCACATACCAAAATGTGAGACAATCAAAAATAAACCGCGTCCCCCTCCACAGAGGAGACATTAA